One Antarctobacter heliothermus DNA segment encodes these proteins:
- a CDS encoding SHOCT domain-containing protein, translated as MSPLTDHGAAVQSRLSQNYGLSLDAVQSMMDAVSRGGGSQAQFNIPELGGMGQWQAGGMTMVGDMFNNGLKNTVNNLCGEISNAYFQGAFYAPTPQPQGSYQGQQQGGASMTFSGGSFGSWWPSDLGQPSSQGSQNNLSYAIFPQSRRLAVNLNGQVTVYDTGDHLIGGVGQQQSGDASWTFTSQFGTVYLNQLPIVPGQNSGASTPEPSFTTQPEPTFVEPEPVQQPEPMRMEQSPAPAQQGGNSDQIFAALEKLGNLRDMGILSEDEFAAKKSELLSRL; from the coding sequence ATGTCCCCCCTCACCGACCACGGCGCAGCCGTGCAATCCCGCCTGAGCCAGAACTATGGCCTCAGCCTTGACGCTGTTCAATCCATGATGGATGCCGTATCGCGCGGCGGCGGTTCGCAGGCGCAGTTCAACATTCCTGAACTGGGCGGCATGGGCCAATGGCAGGCCGGCGGCATGACCATGGTTGGCGATATGTTCAACAATGGTCTGAAAAACACGGTCAACAACCTGTGTGGCGAGATCTCCAATGCCTATTTCCAAGGTGCGTTCTACGCGCCGACACCGCAGCCGCAAGGCAGCTATCAAGGCCAGCAGCAGGGCGGCGCGTCGATGACCTTCTCTGGTGGCAGCTTTGGCTCATGGTGGCCGTCCGATCTGGGTCAGCCGTCTTCGCAAGGCTCGCAGAACAACCTCAGCTACGCCATTTTCCCGCAGTCGCGGCGTCTGGCCGTGAACCTAAACGGTCAGGTCACCGTCTACGACACTGGCGACCACCTGATTGGCGGCGTCGGTCAGCAGCAATCGGGCGACGCCAGTTGGACCTTTACCAGCCAGTTCGGCACCGTCTACCTGAACCAGTTGCCGATTGTTCCCGGGCAAAACTCCGGTGCATCCACGCCCGAGCCGTCGTTCACCACCCAGCCCGAGCCGACCTTTGTCGAACCTGAGCCTGTCCAGCAGCCAGAGCCGATGCGGATGGAGCAAAGCCCGGCCCCCGCGCAGCAGGGCGGCAATTCGGACCAGATTTTTGCCGCGCTGGAAAAGCTGGGTAACCTGCGGGACATGGGCATCCTGTCCGAGGATGAGTTCGCCGCGAAGAAGTCCGAACTGCTGTCGCGGCTGTAA
- a CDS encoding glycosyltransferase family 4 protein: protein MTRERLRIAYLCDMSPLDRTLYSGGNARIHDALQKHAGDVTILPQTWARAEPVRRLIHAMPEALNLRARWRAQYALRRVIARGIEAELQRGGYDVLFGAYALHALAGVRTPTGMVTAFTSDATQTVYRLSEVGRAHKRVFVVGPLLDKWVERRERAALAQADLLLWPSAWLKDAVTARYGVDPGRNHLVPWGANIATPPPAASNTLRRDAPVRLLVIGRNWSAKGGPEAFDTMMELRAQGVDARLTVIGCQPPRVHCNAHVTVHSQLNKAVPADLAQFNAALAEAHFMVMPSFESYGFAFCEAAAHGLPSLCLRVGGVPVRDGITGHALPPGADAADFAQKILGYLDDPASYARLCQSAREEFKTQLNWDSWGQTTADLLQEAVARKRDGSSDTAA from the coding sequence ATGACCCGCGAACGGCTGCGCATTGCTTATCTTTGCGACATGTCTCCGCTGGACCGGACACTGTATTCCGGTGGCAATGCGCGGATTCACGACGCTCTGCAAAAGCACGCGGGTGACGTGACCATCCTGCCCCAGACCTGGGCGCGGGCCGAACCTGTGCGGCGCTTGATCCATGCAATGCCGGAGGCGTTGAACCTGCGGGCGCGCTGGCGGGCGCAATATGCGCTGCGCCGGGTGATTGCACGTGGGATCGAGGCGGAATTGCAGCGCGGCGGGTATGACGTGCTGTTTGGCGCCTATGCTCTGCACGCATTGGCCGGAGTCCGGACACCTACGGGCATGGTCACGGCCTTTACCTCGGACGCGACGCAGACCGTCTATCGCCTGTCAGAGGTGGGGCGGGCGCACAAGCGGGTCTTTGTGGTGGGGCCGTTGCTGGACAAATGGGTGGAACGGCGCGAACGCGCGGCTCTGGCGCAGGCCGACCTGTTGTTGTGGCCCTCTGCCTGGTTAAAGGACGCGGTCACGGCGCGCTATGGCGTCGACCCGGGGCGCAATCATCTGGTGCCATGGGGGGCCAACATCGCAACGCCACCGCCCGCCGCATCCAACACATTGCGGCGGGACGCACCTGTCCGGCTGCTGGTGATCGGTCGAAACTGGTCCGCCAAAGGCGGGCCAGAGGCGTTTGACACGATGATGGAATTGCGTGCGCAGGGCGTTGATGCGCGGCTGACCGTGATCGGCTGTCAGCCGCCAAGGGTTCATTGCAATGCGCATGTGACCGTGCATTCGCAACTTAACAAGGCGGTACCTGCGGATCTGGCACAGTTCAACGCCGCGCTGGCCGAGGCGCACTTCATGGTGATGCCATCGTTCGAATCCTACGGCTTCGCCTTTTGCGAGGCGGCGGCGCATGGGTTGCCGTCGCTGTGCCTGCGGGTCGGCGGTGTGCCGGTACGCGACGGGATCACGGGACACGCCCTGCCGCCGGGGGCCGACGCGGCCGATTTCGCGCAGAAAATCCTTGGCTATCTCGATGACCCTGCGTCCTATGCCCGGCTCTGCCAGTCCGCGCGCGAAGAGTTCAAAACGCAACTGAACTGGGATTCCTGGGGGCAGACAACCGCCGATTTGCTGCAAGAGGCCGTGGCGCGCAAGCGTGATGGGTCGTCGGACACGGCGGCCTGA
- a CDS encoding glycosyltransferase yields MTQRLRVLLVADECNPEWPSLPIVGYKYALEIGKLADVTVATHVRNRENIEKSSPGIPFAYIDNEWIASPMYRLARMIRGGDEVGWSTSMIFNYLPYLAFERGVWRHFQKELTSGGFDIVHRITPMSPTLPSWLAHKVPQPFVIGPLNGNLDWPRAFAAEQAREKEGLRKLRNAYKYLPYARSTYDDAAAVLCAFSHTRADLPRVEDARIVSFPEIGFDPAIFHATGAKPAGSRGEGRLNFLYAGRLVPYKLPELPLRAFAASSTLRRHHLHIAGDGPERPRMEALIAEHGLQDCVTMHGRKSQAEVADMMRASDAFVFPSIRELGAGVVIEAMACGCQVIVANYGAPGDLADEGRGARVDMAGIDRMVDGFRLEMEACVETPANVADTAARAKAYADGFFPWARKGEKTMAVYEALMAGEPLAGLGY; encoded by the coding sequence ATGACCCAAAGGCTTCGTGTTCTGCTGGTGGCGGACGAGTGCAATCCCGAATGGCCCTCGCTGCCCATTGTCGGATACAAATACGCGCTGGAGATCGGCAAACTGGCGGATGTGACCGTGGCAACCCATGTGCGCAACCGCGAGAACATTGAGAAATCCAGCCCCGGCATCCCCTTTGCCTATATCGACAACGAATGGATCGCCTCGCCGATGTACCGGCTGGCCCGGATGATCCGGGGCGGCGATGAGGTCGGCTGGTCGACCTCGATGATCTTCAACTATCTGCCGTACCTGGCCTTTGAGCGCGGCGTCTGGCGGCATTTCCAAAAGGAACTGACATCAGGCGGGTTCGACATCGTGCACCGTATCACACCGATGTCGCCCACCCTACCCAGTTGGCTGGCGCACAAGGTGCCGCAGCCCTTTGTGATCGGGCCGCTGAACGGCAACCTTGACTGGCCGCGCGCCTTTGCCGCCGAACAAGCGCGAGAGAAAGAGGGGCTGCGCAAGCTGCGCAATGCCTACAAATACCTGCCCTACGCGCGCAGCACTTATGACGATGCCGCCGCCGTGCTCTGCGCATTTTCCCACACCCGCGCCGACCTGCCGAGGGTCGAGGACGCGCGCATCGTCTCTTTCCCAGAGATCGGATTTGACCCGGCGATCTTTCACGCGACGGGGGCCAAACCAGCAGGCAGCCGTGGCGAAGGGAGGCTCAATTTCCTCTACGCCGGGCGCCTTGTACCTTACAAATTACCCGAACTGCCGCTGCGCGCCTTCGCGGCGTCAAGCACCCTGCGCCGCCATCACCTGCACATCGCAGGCGACGGGCCAGAGCGCCCAAGGATGGAGGCGCTGATCGCCGAACACGGCCTGCAGGACTGCGTGACGATGCACGGGCGCAAATCACAGGCAGAGGTCGCCGACATGATGCGCGCCTCAGACGCCTTTGTCTTTCCCTCGATCCGCGAACTGGGCGCTGGCGTGGTGATAGAGGCGATGGCCTGCGGATGTCAGGTCATCGTTGCCAACTACGGCGCGCCGGGCGATCTGGCGGATGAGGGGCGCGGCGCACGGGTGGACATGGCAGGGATCGACCGGATGGTCGACGGCTTTCGCCTAGAGATGGAGGCCTGCGTCGAAACCCCAGCCAACGTGGCAGACACCGCCGCCCGCGCCAAAGCCTATGCCGACGGGTTTTTCCCCTGGGCGCGCAAGGGCGAAAAAACGATGGCGGTCTATGAAGCGCTTATGGCGGGAGAACCTTTGGCCGGATTGGGCTATTGA
- a CDS encoding GNAT family N-acetyltransferase: MTAFTTPHLTVRPWEPVLDVTAARHLLEARLPTLLTPAVLEHLPPDFGRESGPCGIAHWIEARRKKAQVSLVERNSELIGLLFLFSPEGETTRHLGYLLCEDGWGQGYASELVQGLVAHLQNGPPQILHAGVTFDNPASARVLLKAGFSEDRPNTQDDIRRFTFAID; encoded by the coding sequence TTGACCGCGTTCACCACCCCACACCTGACGGTTCGCCCTTGGGAACCCGTATTGGACGTCACAGCGGCGCGCCACCTGTTGGAGGCACGTTTGCCCACCCTGCTGACTCCTGCGGTGCTAGAGCACCTGCCGCCCGATTTCGGCCGGGAAAGTGGCCCATGCGGCATTGCCCACTGGATCGAAGCCCGCCGCAAAAAGGCGCAGGTCAGCCTTGTCGAACGAAATTCGGAGCTGATCGGCCTGCTGTTCCTGTTTTCGCCGGAAGGCGAGACGACACGCCACCTCGGCTACTTGCTGTGCGAGGACGGTTGGGGGCAAGGCTATGCGTCTGAACTGGTGCAGGGCCTTGTGGCACACTTGCAGAACGGTCCGCCCCAGATCCTGCACGCTGGTGTCACTTTCGACAATCCGGCCTCCGCCCGCGTCTTGCTCAAGGCCGGGTTCAGCGAAGACCGGCCCAACACGCAGGACGACATACGCAGGTTCACCTTTGCCATCGATTAA
- a CDS encoding serine O-acetyltransferase → MADTGISAQVPDWSRERIERFWEPGKKMIRAVRRYQACRGRGVLGRGLSRYWVLNHWFWSLMCQSELHLTTQVGGGLRLTHPTGIIIHPGARIGVNCMIFHQVTLAGPVVLGGHVDVGAGAKLIGPLTVGDHAVIGANAVVTRDVPAGATVAGVPARVISGG, encoded by the coding sequence ATGGCGGATACGGGCATATCGGCACAGGTGCCGGATTGGTCGCGGGAGCGGATAGAGCGTTTCTGGGAGCCGGGCAAAAAGATGATCCGTGCTGTGCGCCGCTATCAGGCCTGTCGCGGGCGCGGCGTGCTTGGTCGGGGCCTGTCCCGTTACTGGGTCTTGAATCACTGGTTCTGGTCGCTGATGTGCCAGAGCGAGCTGCATCTGACCACGCAGGTGGGGGGCGGGCTGCGGCTGACCCATCCAACCGGGATCATCATCCATCCAGGCGCAAGGATCGGTGTGAATTGTATGATCTTTCATCAGGTGACGCTGGCGGGTCCGGTGGTGTTGGGAGGTCATGTGGATGTGGGCGCGGGAGCCAAGCTGATCGGGCCATTGACGGTGGGCGATCACGCGGTGATCGGGGCAAATGCGGTCGTGACGCGCGATGTGCCAGCCGGGGCCACGGTGGCCGGGGTGCCGGCGCGGGTGATCTCGGGCGGGTAG
- a CDS encoding acyltransferase family protein, protein MSAPAHNPLPYRGDIDGLRAVAVLAVVLYHFGLPLDGGFVGVDIFFVISGFLIGGILWREYDATGRISLRNFYIRRLRRLAPAFFAMLLVTTALGWVILLPFEFREYGKAVIASTVYLSNVLFFRQAGYFDTASEDKPLLHTWSLAVEEQFYIFLPLLLIVLARWRWGLIGTLVACWAASLIACVLLTPLSHTAAFYLFPFRAWELLSGVLLAIWGQSRGSNWRGHPAFSSVGIVMVSASIWFTPAGPLFPGLLAVPPVLGTLLLLSSGNGDNPVNRMLTMPVMRFFGLISYSLYLWHWPVYTLASALRGDMSLLESLVWMTVSIGLGWTSWRFVEQPVRHARRLTGRAVFGGMALASLAALVVGFALFTRDGLPERFGTQARVHIAASGDFLQDWSRCRIADSGPLDGLEVCPIGPDGPPRLLVWGDSHVRAMKEGLDVAAHEAEVPAILIWRAGCAPLFGLRKVESAATPAQDTACTRANKQIRQALPALNSLDSVLLIGRWSYYATGEGVGLNAHDRIALFPTDRPASTGTRQPQLLAKAARTTVEELGHLVDHVHVLRQPPEIPWYNSRFAAREAAHVGLPLAAPATTKASVPAEAIVLRGTLSDSPWLPLVDEGRITFLDTWPYFCADGLCSAVQQGQGQYFDNNHLTNSAAIRIRDVLRPVFAPLQPAVSMNGASDG, encoded by the coding sequence ATGAGCGCACCGGCGCATAACCCACTCCCTTACCGGGGAGACATCGACGGGCTGCGCGCTGTCGCCGTTTTGGCCGTGGTATTGTACCACTTTGGACTGCCGCTGGACGGCGGGTTTGTGGGCGTCGACATCTTCTTTGTGATCTCCGGCTTTCTGATCGGCGGCATCCTGTGGCGCGAATACGATGCCACCGGCCGCATCAGCCTGCGAAATTTCTATATCCGCCGGCTTCGCCGCCTCGCCCCCGCCTTTTTCGCCATGCTGCTGGTCACAACCGCACTGGGCTGGGTGATCCTGCTGCCGTTCGAGTTTCGCGAGTACGGCAAGGCGGTGATTGCCTCGACGGTCTATCTGTCAAACGTGCTGTTCTTTCGGCAGGCGGGCTATTTCGACACCGCGTCCGAAGACAAACCGCTACTGCACACATGGTCACTGGCTGTTGAGGAACAGTTCTACATCTTCCTGCCGCTGCTGCTGATCGTGCTGGCGCGATGGCGTTGGGGGCTGATCGGCACGCTGGTGGCGTGCTGGGCCGCCTCACTGATCGCCTGCGTACTGCTGACCCCGCTGTCACACACCGCCGCGTTTTACCTGTTTCCCTTCCGCGCGTGGGAGCTGTTGTCCGGCGTCTTGCTGGCGATCTGGGGACAGTCGCGGGGCAGCAATTGGCGCGGCCACCCGGCGTTTTCCTCTGTCGGGATCGTCATGGTCAGCGCGTCGATCTGGTTCACCCCGGCGGGGCCCTTGTTCCCCGGGCTGTTGGCGGTCCCGCCCGTCCTTGGCACGCTGTTGCTATTGTCGTCGGGCAACGGCGACAACCCGGTGAACCGGATGCTGACCATGCCGGTGATGCGGTTCTTCGGGCTGATCTCGTATTCGCTCTACCTGTGGCACTGGCCCGTCTACACGCTGGCCTCTGCGCTGCGCGGGGATATGAGCCTGCTGGAATCGCTGGTCTGGATGACCGTGTCGATCGGCCTTGGCTGGACGTCATGGCGATTTGTCGAACAGCCCGTGCGCCATGCCCGCCGCCTGACCGGGCGCGCAGTGTTTGGCGGTATGGCGCTGGCGTCGCTGGCAGCACTGGTGGTGGGCTTTGCCCTGTTCACCCGCGACGGGCTGCCGGAACGGTTCGGGACACAAGCACGGGTGCATATCGCCGCCTCCGGCGATTTCCTTCAGGACTGGAGCAGGTGCCGCATCGCCGACAGCGGCCCGCTGGACGGGCTGGAGGTCTGCCCGATCGGTCCAGACGGCCCTCCCCGCCTGCTGGTCTGGGGAGACAGCCATGTGCGCGCGATGAAAGAAGGACTGGATGTCGCCGCGCATGAGGCAGAGGTGCCCGCCATCCTGATATGGCGCGCAGGATGTGCGCCGCTCTTTGGTCTGCGCAAGGTCGAAAGCGCCGCCACCCCGGCACAGGACACTGCCTGCACAAGGGCCAACAAACAGATCCGGCAGGCCCTGCCCGCGCTGAACAGCCTCGACTCCGTGCTGCTGATCGGGCGGTGGAGTTATTATGCCACGGGTGAGGGCGTCGGGCTGAATGCCCATGACCGGATCGCACTGTTTCCCACCGACCGGCCCGCGTCGACCGGGACGCGACAACCGCAATTGCTGGCCAAGGCGGCGCGTACCACGGTTGAGGAACTGGGCCATCTAGTCGATCACGTCCATGTCCTGCGCCAACCCCCCGAAATCCCGTGGTACAACAGCCGCTTTGCCGCGCGCGAGGCGGCGCATGTGGGCCTGCCCCTCGCCGCACCGGCGACCACGAAGGCCTCTGTTCCCGCTGAGGCCATCGTCCTGCGCGGCACCCTTTCGGATTCCCCGTGGCTGCCGCTGGTCGATGAGGGCCGCATCACCTTCCTCGACACTTGGCCGTATTTCTGCGCGGACGGTCTGTGTTCTGCCGTTCAGCAGGGGCAGGGCCAGTATTTCGACAACAATCACCTGACCAACAGCGCCGCGATCCGCATACGCGACGTTTTGCGCCCCGTCTTTGCACCGCTGCAACCAGCGGTTTCCATGAACGGGGCCTCAGACGGATGA
- a CDS encoding GMC oxidoreductase, with protein sequence MTSVFDTHWDAIVIGAGMGGGTLGRALAEAGQKVLFVEKGTPGLRSERNGLTEVFVPEARAARGLWPDPLHVSLDGVQTSFFAPLGSGPGGSSVFYAATLERPERHDLDDLPGQPHPTGGWPVGFDEMAPWYDRAALQFRVHGTPDPLSPEASMPLEIPPPLREAEAGLTDSLRAAGLHPYRTHTGIANVGGCENCLGRKCPKVCKMDGRSAGVEPALASGNAHLLTGANVIRLHTQGNRITSAEVRIDGEIRHLRAGRFILAAGALHSPRLLLASASEDWPEGLANRSGCVGANLMLHVDERFALWPKRGTPDSGATKAISFRDFYHREDMRLGSVQAMGIRASYGEMVHFLNRMFDLRGQSRLRTLSRPMAAVAQVFLGHAHLFVGLMEDFPYAQNRVLFDPTQPDKLSVTYTLSDELRTRRRAFRKALRRGLRGHRHMFLSMTPELNWGHPCGTLRFGHDPATSVTDAGGRAHDLANLWVADASFMPTSMGVNPSLTIAANALRVADQILKDRT encoded by the coding sequence ATGACATCGGTCTTTGACACGCACTGGGATGCCATCGTGATCGGCGCGGGCATGGGCGGCGGTACGCTGGGCCGCGCGCTGGCCGAGGCAGGCCAAAAGGTGCTGTTTGTCGAAAAGGGTACACCGGGTTTGCGCAGCGAACGCAACGGCCTGACAGAGGTCTTCGTGCCAGAGGCACGCGCTGCGCGGGGCCTGTGGCCTGATCCGCTGCATGTGTCGCTCGACGGCGTTCAGACCAGCTTTTTCGCACCGCTGGGCAGCGGACCGGGGGGCAGTTCGGTGTTCTACGCCGCCACGCTGGAACGCCCCGAACGACACGATCTGGACGATCTGCCCGGCCAGCCGCACCCAACCGGCGGCTGGCCGGTGGGATTTGACGAAATGGCCCCGTGGTATGACCGCGCCGCCCTGCAATTCCGCGTCCACGGCACGCCCGATCCCCTGTCGCCTGAGGCCTCGATGCCACTGGAAATCCCGCCACCTCTGCGCGAGGCAGAGGCCGGATTGACCGACAGCCTGCGCGCCGCCGGGTTGCATCCTTATCGCACGCATACGGGCATCGCCAATGTCGGGGGCTGTGAGAATTGCCTTGGCCGCAAATGCCCCAAGGTCTGCAAAATGGATGGCCGCTCTGCCGGGGTGGAACCCGCGCTGGCCAGCGGCAATGCGCATCTCTTGACCGGCGCAAATGTCATCCGTCTGCACACCCAAGGCAATCGCATCACCAGTGCCGAGGTGCGTATTGATGGCGAAATCCGACATTTGCGGGCGGGTCGTTTCATCCTTGCCGCCGGGGCACTGCATTCGCCCCGCCTGCTGCTGGCCTCTGCGTCAGAGGACTGGCCCGAGGGGCTGGCCAATCGGTCCGGATGTGTCGGAGCCAACCTGATGCTGCATGTCGATGAACGCTTTGCCCTTTGGCCGAAACGCGGCACCCCGGACAGTGGCGCGACCAAGGCGATATCCTTTCGCGACTTTTACCACCGTGAGGATATGCGGCTGGGGTCGGTACAGGCCATGGGCATCCGCGCCTCGTATGGCGAGATGGTGCATTTCCTGAATCGTATGTTCGACCTGCGCGGGCAGTCCCGCCTGCGCACTCTGTCACGCCCCATGGCGGCGGTGGCGCAGGTATTTCTGGGCCACGCACATCTGTTTGTCGGGTTGATGGAGGATTTTCCCTACGCCCAAAACCGCGTGCTGTTCGATCCCACGCAACCCGACAAACTGTCCGTCACCTACACCCTGTCAGATGAACTGCGCACGCGCCGCCGTGCCTTTCGCAAGGCTCTGAGGCGCGGGTTGCGCGGGCACCGGCACATGTTCCTGTCGATGACTCCTGAATTGAACTGGGGTCATCCCTGCGGCACGCTGCGGTTCGGGCATGATCCGGCGACATCCGTCACGGACGCGGGCGGGCGGGCGCATGATCTGGCCAACCTTTGGGTGGCGGATGCCAGTTTCATGCCCACCTCCATGGGGGTCAACCCCAGCCTGACCATTGCCGCCAACGCCCTGCGGGTGGCGGACCAGATCCTGAAGGACCGGACATGA
- a CDS encoding SDR family oxidoreductase encodes MTQITPQDGFAVVTGAGSGLGRALAQQLCAQGFTVVGTGRRAEALEETAALCGGRFDAVPLDVSDFDAVTTGFTEMTSRHGPLALLINNAAVYPKRDVLEETPDRFWHSIKINLGGVYACSWAALQDMAPRGKGRILNVASYADIAPLPASAAYSVSKGAQRILTRALIADLFDRFPGIVISDWLPGALATGMGIPDGLPPDVAAKWGVKLALMRDTGLNGTTFERDMELLPPRGLKSKLKDALLLRRPKPRRL; translated from the coding sequence ATGACGCAGATCACGCCACAGGACGGTTTTGCCGTGGTCACCGGTGCCGGATCCGGTCTGGGCCGCGCGCTGGCGCAACAGCTCTGCGCGCAGGGCTTTACCGTGGTCGGCACCGGACGCAGGGCAGAGGCGCTGGAGGAAACCGCCGCGCTGTGCGGGGGCCGTTTTGACGCTGTACCGCTGGACGTGTCCGATTTCGACGCTGTGACGACCGGATTTACGGAAATGACCAGCCGTCATGGACCGCTGGCGCTGCTGATCAACAACGCCGCCGTCTATCCCAAGCGCGATGTGCTGGAGGAAACGCCGGACCGCTTTTGGCACAGCATAAAAATCAACCTTGGCGGGGTTTATGCCTGTTCATGGGCGGCGCTACAGGACATGGCCCCGCGCGGCAAAGGCCGTATCCTGAACGTGGCCAGCTACGCCGACATTGCACCCCTGCCCGCATCAGCGGCCTATTCCGTATCCAAGGGCGCGCAGCGCATTCTGACGCGGGCGCTGATCGCCGATCTGTTTGACCGTTTCCCCGGTATCGTGATCAGCGACTGGCTGCCCGGCGCGCTGGCGACCGGCATGGGCATCCCCGACGGCCTGCCGCCAGACGTGGCGGCAAAGTGGGGTGTGAAACTGGCGCTGATGCGCGACACGGGCCTGAACGGCACGACGTTTGAGCGCGACATGGAATTGCTGCCGCCGCGCGGGCTAAAATCCAAACTAAAGGATGCTCTGCTGTTGCGCCGCCCCAAACCCAGGCGCCTGTGA
- a CDS encoding WecB/TagA/CpsF family glycosyltransferase, with protein sequence MDFRIGDDTITVNVPSWAVLEARVRERFARRSGFALATINLDHIVKLQASDAFREVYAAQDFVVADGYPIVWLSRLAGRPVALVPGSEAILPLARIAAAQGVTVALFGSSAPVLAAAAEYLEREVRDLEVVSQIAPPMGFDPAGAEAQEMLRQISASGARLCFVALGAPKQESFAATGRRIAPDIGFASIGAGLDFFAGTQQRAPNWVRKIAMEWLWRMMLDPRRLFGRYFKCALALPGLTVRALLLRLSDRRD encoded by the coding sequence ATGGATTTTCGAATAGGCGACGACACGATCACCGTGAACGTGCCAAGCTGGGCCGTGCTGGAGGCCCGCGTGCGCGAACGGTTTGCCCGGCGCAGCGGATTTGCGTTGGCCACAATCAATCTGGATCACATCGTCAAGCTGCAGGCTTCTGATGCCTTCCGCGAGGTCTATGCCGCGCAGGATTTTGTCGTGGCCGATGGCTATCCCATCGTCTGGCTGTCGCGACTGGCGGGACGGCCCGTCGCGTTGGTTCCGGGGTCTGAGGCGATTCTGCCGCTTGCCCGTATTGCGGCCGCACAAGGAGTCACGGTTGCGCTGTTCGGCTCCAGCGCGCCGGTTCTGGCAGCGGCGGCGGAATACCTGGAGCGTGAGGTCCGCGATCTGGAGGTGGTCAGCCAGATTGCTCCACCGATGGGCTTTGACCCCGCTGGCGCTGAGGCGCAGGAGATGCTGCGCCAGATTTCCGCCTCTGGCGCGCGGCTGTGTTTTGTCGCGCTGGGCGCGCCCAAGCAGGAAAGTTTCGCCGCGACGGGGCGAAGGATTGCCCCGGACATCGGCTTTGCCTCGATTGGGGCGGGCTTGGACTTCTTTGCCGGAACGCAGCAGCGCGCCCCAAATTGGGTGCGCAAGATTGCGATGGAATGGCTGTGGCGGATGATGCTGGACCCAAGGCGGCTGTTTGGCCGTTACTTCAAATGCGCCCTTGCGCTGCCGGGTCTGACCGTGCGGGCCTTGCTGCTGCGCCTTAGTGACAGGCGCGACTGA
- a CDS encoding Gfo/Idh/MocA family protein: MRSLQATPGIEVAGVWDRDATRLAAFCTHWDVPARDGLAALLARAPNALVLNLTNPAEHFETTKACLEADRHVYSEKPLAMMLDDAKTLHTMAAEKGLMLASAPCSALGEAAQTLGHAIRSGIAGTPRLIYAELDDGFVPQAAYDKWLTESGAPWPYEDEFRVGCTLEHAGYYLTWLISWFGPVRTVVAASAETIPEKEGAGPFAPDFATATLFFDNGPVTRLTCSIVAPHDHGIRIVGDKGVLSCKAAWDNSAKVRFARRINLRRRLMEHPFPQTVRLKQPTHPKVKRWGAAAMNFMLGPVEVLEALRDGRPCRLTNDFALHLTEVTLAIQNAGETGGAQTMTTTCDRMEPMPWAK; encoded by the coding sequence ATGCGCTCATTACAGGCCACGCCGGGTATCGAGGTTGCGGGCGTCTGGGACAGGGATGCCACCCGGCTTGCCGCCTTTTGCACCCATTGGGATGTCCCCGCGCGCGACGGTCTAGCCGCGCTGTTGGCGCGAGCCCCGAATGCGCTGGTCCTGAACCTAACCAATCCCGCCGAACATTTCGAGACCACGAAAGCCTGTCTTGAAGCGGACCGCCACGTCTACTCGGAAAAACCTCTGGCGATGATGCTGGACGACGCCAAGACCCTGCATACGATGGCCGCCGAAAAGGGCCTGATGCTGGCCTCTGCCCCGTGTTCGGCGCTGGGTGAAGCGGCACAGACCCTTGGGCACGCGATCCGCAGCGGCATCGCGGGCACACCCCGCCTGATCTATGCCGAGCTTGACGACGGCTTTGTCCCGCAGGCCGCCTACGACAAATGGCTGACCGAATCCGGCGCGCCTTGGCCCTATGAGGATGAGTTCCGGGTGGGCTGCACGCTGGAACACGCTGGCTATTATCTGACATGGCTGATCTCTTGGTTTGGGCCGGTGCGAACGGTGGTGGCCGCCTCTGCCGAGACGATCCCGGAAAAAGAGGGCGCTGGCCCCTTTGCGCCGGATTTCGCTACCGCGACGCTGTTCTTTGACAATGGCCCGGTGACGCGGCTGACCTGTTCCATCGTCGCCCCGCATGACCACGGTATCCGCATTGTCGGCGACAAAGGCGTGCTCAGTTGCAAGGCTGCGTGGGACAATTCCGCCAAGGTCCGCTTTGCCCGCCGGATCAACCTGCGCCGCCGGTTGATGGAACATCCGTTTCCGCAAACCGTCCGCCTGAAACAGCCCACCCACCCCAAGGTCAAACGCTGGGGCGCTGCGGCGATGAATTTTATGCTTGGCCCCGTCGAGGTGCTGGAGGCCCTGCGCGACGGCCGCCCGTGTCGCCTGACCAACGATTTCGCCTTGCACCTGACAGAGGTCACGCTGGCGATCCAGAACGCAGGAGAAACCGGCGGCGCGCAGACTATGACCACCACATGTGACCGGATGGAACCGATGCCATGGGCGAAGTGA